From Carassius auratus strain Wakin chromosome 10, ASM336829v1, whole genome shotgun sequence, a single genomic window includes:
- the LOC113110479 gene encoding olfactory receptor 2AT4-like: MNLDLTENRNISIPSYFYISGFSGIPHMRYYYIFLFFVYIISLLGNSCLMLVIIMDRNLHIPKYIAVFNLSLTDICESTAVIPQLLDMFLFGNQLIPYGLCLCNMFSVFVFTSAQSLTLAVLSFDRLVAICLPLRYHMIVTHRSMLVIIGVMWAVALLIVIMATVFISRLSFCRVIVIINSFYCDHGPLYRSACSSNVPSSVIANLSPILILGFPAFFIIFSYMCIALTLFRITTPQDRKRATKTCTAHLIVVAIFYVPITFTYALFSIVNTNTRIINLSLTSALPPMLNPIIYTFKTEEFIISLKKLFKQRIIFPSPK; the protein is encoded by the coding sequence ATGAATCTTGATCTCACTGAAAACAGGAATATTTCCATCCCGTCTTATTTCTATATCAGTGGTTTTTCTGGTATACCTCACATGAGGTACTATTATATATTCTTGTTTTTTGTCTACATTATTTCTTTACTTGGAAACTCCTGCCTCATGCTTGTTATTATTATGGACCGAAATCTTCACATCCCTAAATATATTGCTGTCTTTAATTTATCACTGACAGACATTTGTGAGAGTACCGCTGTGATTCCTCAGCTACTGGATATGTTTTTGTTTGGGAATCAGTTGATCCCTTATGGATTGTGTTTGTGTAATATGTTCTCTGTGTTTGTATTTACTTCAGCACAGTCCTTAACTCTTGCTGTCCTGTCTTTTGACAGATTAGTAGCAATTTGTTTACCACTGAGGTATCATATGATTGTGACCCACAGATCAATGCTCGTTATAATTGGAGTCATGTGGGCAGTGGCACTGCTTATAGTAATCATGGCAACAGTTTTTATCAGCAGGCTTTCTTTCTGTAGAGTTATTGtcattataaatagtttttactgTGATCATGGCCCTTTATATCGTTCTGCCTGTAGCAGCAATGTCCCAAGCTCTGTGATAGCCAACTTGTCTCCGATTTTAATTCTCGGCTTTCCAGCATTTTTTATCATCTTTTCATATATGTGCATAGCTTTGACATTGTTCAGAATCACAACCCCACAAGACCGTAAAAGAGCCACAAAGACATGCACTGCTCATTTAATAGTAGTGGCCATATTTTATGTACCCATCACCTTTACATATGCTCTTTTTTCCATTGTAAACACGAACACAAGGATCATTAATCTCTCTCTGACCTCTGCACTTCCTCCAATGCTTAACCCTATAATCTACACATTCAAGACAGAGGAGTTCATTATCTCTTTGAAAAAGCTTTTTAAACAGAGAATCATATTCCCATctccaaaataa
- the LOC113110480 gene encoding olfactory receptor 10G4-like, producing MANENYSLHGFIITGFDHLQDQKLLGFLILITYMLILLGNGINLCIILTDRHLHKPMYILICNLAVIDIMFSSSCSTTMISVLLTEIKTISYYSCISSMFFYHLGDITVCMALTLMAIDRLIAIRLPLRYHSIVTNSRTCFLIFLTWLIGFTVIGFLASVVESVPYCRQPVIKYVFCDHPSLIRAACVDPEPYFFIPVMISLWMLCGQFPFIMCTYAVLAYSVTKLSNNSSKKQMISTCSSHLVVLFSYYAPKLVSILLTRIGVVLNLTERNAVLIVASLIPPLINPTVYCTRTKEIRKRLADVFLHKK from the coding sequence atggcaaatgaaaattactcTTTACATGGCTTTATAATCACTGGATTTGATCACCTGCAGGACCAAAAGCTTCTAGGATTCCTCATCTTAATAACCTACATGCTCATATTGCTTGGGAATGGCATCAATCTGTGCATTATCTTGACTGACAGACATTTACACAAGCCGATGTACATATTAATCTGTAATCTAGCTGTCATTGACATAATGTTTTCCTCTAGCTGCAGCACAACCATGATCTCAGTGCTGCTCACTGAGATTAAAACTATTTCATACTATTCGTGTATCTCAAGTATGTTCTTCTATCATCTTGGTGATATCACAGTATGCATGGCTCTGACACTAATGGCAATAGATCGACTTATTGCAATCAGGCTTCCATTAAGATACCACAGCATTGTAACTAATTCACGaacatgttttcttatttttctgaCTTGGCTCATTGGTTTTACTGTTATAGGTTTTTTGGCATCAGTGGTAGAGAGTGTTCCATACTGTCGCCAGCCTGTCATCAAATATGTATTCTGTGATCATCCTTCCCTGATCAGAGCAGCTTGTGTTGATCCTGAACCATATTTTTTCATACCTGTCATGATAAGTCTTTGGATGTTGTGTGGacagtttccttttattatgTGCACATATGCTGTCCTGGCATACAGTGTGACTAAACTGTCCAACAATTCAAGCAAAAAGCAAATGATCAGCACTTGCTCCAGTCACCTTGTTGTCTTGTTTAGTTATTATGCACCAAAGCTGGTCTCTATTTTACTAACTCGTATAGGAGTTGTGCTAAATTTAACAGAGCGAAATGCAGTTTTGATTGTAGCCTCTCTGATCCCTCCATTAATAAATCCCACTGTTTATTGCACAAGAACCAAAGAGATCAGGAAACGATTAGCAGATGTATTTTTGCACAAGAAATAG
- the LOC113110481 gene encoding olfactory receptor 10G4-like has protein sequence MANENYTVKNVDCFIITGFDHLQNQKLLGFLILITYMLTLLGNGINLCIILTNRHLHKPMYILICNLAVVDIMFSSTCSTTMISVLLAEIKTVTYYSCISRTYFYHLGDFTECMALTLMAIDRLIAIRLPLRYHSIVTNSRTFLFISVTWLAGFAVIGFVISIVDSVPYCQPVIRYVFCEYASMIRAACVNPEPYFFIPVMISLWPTCGQFPFIMCTYAVLAYSVNKLSNNSSKKQMINTCLSHLIVLLSFYAPKLVSGILTRIGVVLNLTERNAILIVASLVSPLINPAVYCTRTKEIRTRLADLFLRKRIVPNNFKSISMAVSS, from the coding sequence atggcaaatgaaaattatactGTGAAAAATGTTGACTGCTTTATAATCACTGGATTTGATCACCTGCAGAACCAAAAGCTCCTTGGATTCCTGATCTTAATAACCTACATGCTCACATTGCTTGGGAATGGCATCAATCTGTGTATCATCTTAACTAACAGACATTTACACAAACCAATGTACATATTAATCTGTAATCTAGCAGTTGTTGACATAATGTTCTCTTCTACCTGCAGCACAACCATGATCTCAGTGCTGCTGGCTGAGATTAAAACTGTTACATACTATTCGTGTATCTCAAGGACATACTTCTATCATCTTGGTGATTTCACAGAGTGCATGGCTCTGACATTAATGGCAATTGACCGACTTATTGCAATCAGGCTTCCATTGAGATACCACAGCATTGTAACAAATTCACGAACATTTCTGTTCATTTCTGTAACCTGGCTTGCTGGTTTCGCTGTTATAGGTTTTGTGATATCAATTGTAGACAGTGTTCCATATTGTCAGCCTGTCATCAGATATGTGTTTTGTGAATATGCTTCCATGATCAGAGCTGCCTGTGTTAATCCCGAACCATATTTTTTCATACCTGTCATGATAAGTCTGTGGCCAACGTGTGGacagtttccttttattatgTGCACATATGCTGTCCTGGCATACAGTGTGAATAAACTGTCCAACAACTCAAGCAAAAAGCAAATGATCAACACTTGCTTGAGTCACCTCATTGTTCTGCTTAGTTTTTATGCACCCAAGCTGGTCTCTGGAATCCTAACTCGAATAGGAGTTGTGCTAAATTTAACAGAGCGAAATGCAATTTTGATTGTAGCCTCTCTAGTTTCTCCCTTAATAAACCCTGCTGTTTATTGCACCAGAACTAAAGAGATCAGGACACGATTAGCAGATTTATTTTTGCGCAAAAGAATAGTACCAAATAATTTTAAGTCAATATCAATGGCTGTATCATCTTAA
- the LOC113110482 gene encoding olfactory receptor 10G4-like — protein sequence MAVENYTVKNVDSFIITGFDHLQNQKLLGFLILITYMLILLGNGINLCIISTDRHLHKPMYILICNLAVVDIMFSSTCSTTMISVLLAEIKTVSYYSCISRMFFYHLGDFTECMALTLMAIDRLIAIRLPLRYHSIVTNSRTFLFIFLTWLITITLMGVLTYVVDNVPYCQPVIRYVFCDYPSMIRAACVNPEPYFFLPAMINLWWYCGQFPFIMCTYAVLAYSVTKLSNNASKRQMINTCLSHLIVLFSYYAPKMVHALLTRIGVVLTLTERNAILIVASLIPPLVNPTVYCTRTKEIRKRLADVLLRIKVEPNNLKVLS from the coding sequence ATGGCAGTTGAAAATTATACTGTGAAAAATGTAGACAGCTTTATAATCACTGGATTTGATCACTTGCAGAACCAAAAGCTCCTCGGATTCCTCATCTTAATAACCTACATGCTCATATTGCTTGGAAACGGCATCAATCTGTGTATCATCTCGACTGACAGACATTTACACAAGCCGATGTACATATTAATCTGTAATCTAGCTGTTGTTGACATTATGTTCTCTTCTACCTGCAGCACAACCATGATCTCAGTGCTGCTGGCTGAGATTAAAACAGTTTCATATTACTCTTGCATCTCAAGGATGTTCTTCTATCATCTTGGTGATTTCACAGAGTGCATGGCTCTGACATTAATGGCAATTGACCGACTTATTGCAATTAGACTTCCACTGAGATACCACAGCATTGTAACAAATTCACGAacttttctgttcatttttctgACTTGGCTCATTACGATCACTTTAATGGGTGTTTTGACATATGTGGTAGACAATGTCCCATACTGTCAGCCTGTCATCAGGTATGTGTTCTGTGATTATCCTTCTATGATCAGAGCTGCTTGTGTTAATCCTGAACCCTATTTTTTCTTGCCTGCAATGATTAATCTGTGGTGGTACTGTGGGCAGTTCCCCTTTATTATGTGCACATATGCTGTCCTGGCCTATAGTGTGACCAAACTGTCCAACAATGCAAGCAAAAGGCAAATGATCAACACTTGCTTGAGTCACCTTATTGTCTTGTTTAGTTATTATGCACCAAAAATGGTCCATGCATTATTAACTCGAATAGGAGTTGTTCTAACTTTAACAGAGAGAAATGCAATATTGATTGTCGCTTCTCTAATTCCTCCCTTAGTAAACCCCACAGTTTATTGCACCAGAACTAAAGAGATCAGGAAACGATTAGCAGATGTATTATTGCGCATAAAAGTTGAACCAAATAATTTAAAGGTTTTATCTTAA